A window of the Ammoniphilus oxalaticus genome harbors these coding sequences:
- the spoVB gene encoding stage V sporulation protein B, with product MSKQSFFKGTLILVGAGLITKLMGFINRIFLSRIIGAEGMGLYQMAVPTMYLVITLTQFGLPIAISKLIAEASVKKDKQKVKSILKISLLLVSVLSVIFTTAMILGAPLISKYMLTDQRVYWSLIGIAPIIPIVAVTSIIRGYFQGKQNMIPTATSQLIEQFVRIFTVLILASYFMPYGVEYASAAALVGVVIGELAGMISLFYQFRRKNFMPIWVGSKMRHALRRHSDTIKGLLRIAVPVTSGRLIGSLTFWIEPIVVAQSLAIAGLTTAAATAYYGQLQGMAMPLLTFPTFFTYSLAVSLVPAVAEARAANNWKMVHRRIYQSLRIALVIGAPFTVLLFIFAEPLAQVIYGSTEVGTIMKVMVPFCLFLYFQGPLAAALQGLDYAHAAMKNSIYGAVIKTVAILFLATQPALGTHGITIAISIGIVLVSLLHFFSVVKLTQFTIDIKDPLKVMLAMGLMGFAGAYLFEILTSRYPLPITLLIASIGAMLIYAVALVWLRVLGKQDVQRIPGVGKLLAPFFKAR from the coding sequence ATGTCAAAGCAATCATTCTTTAAAGGTACTTTAATCCTCGTTGGTGCGGGATTGATTACAAAATTGATGGGCTTTATCAATCGGATTTTTTTATCGAGAATTATCGGAGCGGAAGGAATGGGTCTCTATCAAATGGCCGTTCCGACGATGTACCTTGTGATCACTCTAACACAGTTTGGCTTGCCGATCGCGATTTCCAAACTGATTGCCGAAGCGTCTGTAAAAAAGGATAAGCAAAAAGTAAAATCGATTTTAAAAATATCATTGCTGCTCGTTTCTGTCCTTAGCGTTATCTTTACGACAGCGATGATCCTCGGCGCCCCTTTAATTTCAAAGTATATGCTCACCGATCAACGCGTGTATTGGTCTTTGATCGGAATCGCGCCGATTATTCCCATCGTGGCCGTTACATCGATCATTCGGGGATACTTTCAGGGGAAACAAAATATGATCCCTACCGCTACCTCCCAATTAATCGAACAGTTCGTACGCATCTTTACCGTGCTCATTCTTGCTTCTTATTTTATGCCGTATGGTGTCGAATACGCCTCTGCTGCGGCGTTAGTTGGCGTGGTGATCGGAGAATTGGCGGGAATGATCTCCTTGTTTTATCAATTTAGACGGAAAAACTTCATGCCAATTTGGGTCGGCTCTAAAATGAGGCATGCCCTTCGCCGACATAGCGATACAATCAAAGGTTTGCTACGCATCGCCGTTCCCGTCACGTCTGGACGTTTGATCGGTTCGCTCACATTTTGGATTGAGCCGATTGTTGTCGCCCAAAGTTTAGCGATCGCTGGACTAACGACCGCAGCGGCCACAGCTTACTATGGTCAATTGCAAGGAATGGCCATGCCATTGCTTACTTTTCCGACTTTCTTTACTTATTCTCTAGCTGTTTCGCTCGTTCCTGCCGTAGCTGAAGCGCGCGCCGCAAATAACTGGAAAATGGTCCATCGACGCATATACCAGTCATTGCGGATCGCTCTCGTGATTGGCGCTCCCTTCACTGTGCTACTGTTTATCTTCGCTGAACCGTTAGCGCAAGTCATTTACGGTTCAACGGAAGTTGGGACAATTATGAAGGTGATGGTTCCCTTTTGCCTATTTCTATATTTTCAGGGACCACTAGCCGCGGCCCTGCAAGGTTTAGATTACGCCCATGCCGCAATGAAAAATTCCATCTATGGAGCCGTCATTAAAACGGTCGCCATTCTCTTTTTAGCAACCCAACCTGCCCTTGGAACACATGGTATTACGATCGCGATTAGCATTGGAATCGTGTTAGTCAGCTTGCTTCACTTTTTTAGCGTGGTCAAGCTCACCCAATTTACAATAGATATTAAAGACCCGCTAAAGGTCATGCTTGCCATGGGTTTAATGGGATTCGCAGGTGCCTATTTATTTGAGATCTTAACCTCGCGCTACCCACTGCCAATCACTTTATTAATCGCTTCCATAGGGGCGATGCTCATTTACGCAGTGGCGCTCGTTTGGTTAAGGGTTCTTGGTAAACAAGACGTGCAACGAATCCCGGGTGTAGGGAAGCTGCTCGCTCCCTTTTTTAAAGCGCGTTAA
- the secD gene encoding protein translocase subunit SecD: MIKWNRIVAFLAVVGITFALIGTTAKGVIGGITLGLDLQGGFETLYEVKPIEEGQELTKNTMKDTVGAILKRIDILGVAEPEIAIEGSDRIRVKLAGVTNQEEARKLLGEPARLAFLGPNGEELMTGNDLAKDGASVQYDELHRPFISLKLANAQKFEDITREYLHQRISIALDEQILTSPEVQSVISGGNASITGEYTVEEATQLANILNAGALPVEMTEIYSNSVGAKLGAESLDKAIFAGIIGVGAIFLFMFLFYRWAGIIAIVTLVAYMYTILVVLNWMHATLTLPGIAAFILTVGMAVDANIITYERIKEELRAGKSLTSAVRAGQRRSLSTILDANITTMIAGAVLFYFGTSSIQGFAVTLMVGIVMTMLTAVLGTRLLLSIWVRSNALRKPWFYGVKESEINEL, translated from the coding sequence ATGATTAAATGGAACCGAATTGTCGCCTTTTTAGCGGTTGTAGGGATCACGTTTGCCTTGATCGGAACGACCGCTAAAGGAGTGATCGGGGGAATCACGCTTGGCCTCGATCTACAAGGCGGATTCGAGACGTTGTATGAGGTTAAGCCAATTGAAGAAGGACAGGAACTAACCAAAAATACGATGAAAGATACTGTTGGAGCGATTTTAAAACGGATCGACATTCTCGGGGTTGCTGAACCGGAAATCGCAATTGAAGGTTCAGATCGGATTCGCGTTAAATTAGCCGGGGTGACGAACCAAGAAGAGGCGAGAAAATTGTTAGGCGAACCGGCCAGACTAGCGTTTCTTGGTCCGAATGGGGAAGAATTAATGACGGGGAACGATCTAGCCAAGGATGGAGCGTCTGTCCAATATGATGAACTTCACCGTCCTTTTATCTCTTTGAAGCTAGCAAATGCGCAAAAGTTTGAGGATATCACAAGAGAATATTTACATCAGCGGATTAGCATTGCGCTTGATGAACAAATTTTGACAAGTCCAGAAGTACAAAGTGTTATCTCTGGCGGGAATGCTTCGATTACGGGAGAATACACTGTAGAAGAAGCAACACAGTTGGCGAATATCTTAAATGCGGGCGCGTTGCCTGTTGAGATGACAGAGATTTATTCAAACAGTGTCGGAGCTAAATTAGGGGCGGAGTCTCTAGATAAGGCTATTTTTGCCGGTATTATCGGGGTTGGAGCTATCTTTTTGTTTATGTTCCTTTTTTACAGATGGGCAGGCATTATTGCGATTGTTACACTGGTCGCTTATATGTATACGATCTTAGTTGTCCTAAATTGGATGCATGCGACATTGACTTTGCCTGGGATTGCCGCCTTTATTTTAACCGTTGGGATGGCGGTTGACGCTAATATTATTACGTATGAGCGGATCAAGGAAGAACTGCGAGCGGGTAAATCGTTGACTTCCGCTGTGCGAGCGGGACAGCGTCGTTCACTCTCGACGATTTTAGACGCAAATATCACGACGATGATTGCGGGAGCCGTGCTGTTTTATTTCGGGACAAGCTCCATTCAAGGTTTCGCCGTGACATTGATGGTCGGGATTGTGATGACGATGTTGACTGCCGTACTTGGCACAAGATTATTGCTGTCGATCTGGGTTCGCTCCAATGCGCTGCGTAAGCCTTGGTTTTACGGCGTAAAGGAGAGTGAGATCAATGAACTTTAA
- the tgt gene encoding tRNA guanosine(34) transglycosylase Tgt, translating into MAVTYELIKTCKQTGARRGRLHTPHGTIETPIFMPVGTLATVKAMSPEELKEMDAQIILSNTYHLFLRPGHDIVKKAGGLHQFMNWDRPILTDSGGFQVFSLSKLRQIEEEGVHFRSHLSGAKLFLSPERATEIQNDLGADIIMAFDECAPYPAEHDYVKRSLERTTRWLERCIAAHDRSEDQALFGIVQGGMYRDLREQSAKEITSFDLPGYAIGGLSVGEPKSIMDEVLDYTVPLLPAGKPRYLMGVGSPDALIDASIRGIDMFDCVLPTRIARNGTCMTSEGRLVIRNAKFKEDFTPLDPQCDCYTCRNYTKAYIRHLFHADEILGLRLTSYHNLHFLIRLMENVRDAIMNDCLLDFRNEFFEQYGLSEERSF; encoded by the coding sequence TTGGCCGTTACATATGAACTGATCAAAACATGCAAACAAACAGGCGCCAGACGAGGTCGGTTACATACCCCTCATGGGACGATCGAAACACCGATCTTTATGCCTGTTGGCACACTAGCAACCGTCAAAGCAATGAGTCCTGAAGAATTAAAAGAGATGGATGCTCAGATTATTTTAAGTAATACATATCATTTGTTTCTAAGACCGGGTCACGACATCGTAAAAAAAGCCGGTGGACTGCACCAGTTTATGAATTGGGACCGACCAATCTTAACAGATAGCGGCGGTTTTCAAGTGTTTAGTCTAAGTAAATTGAGACAAATTGAAGAGGAAGGCGTTCATTTCCGTTCCCATTTGAGCGGGGCAAAACTCTTTTTAAGTCCAGAGCGCGCCACTGAAATCCAAAATGACCTTGGCGCTGATATTATTATGGCTTTTGATGAATGCGCCCCTTACCCTGCGGAGCATGATTATGTGAAGCGCTCTTTGGAACGCACGACACGATGGCTGGAGCGCTGTATCGCCGCGCACGACCGTAGCGAGGATCAAGCTTTGTTTGGGATTGTTCAAGGTGGAATGTACCGTGACCTTCGTGAACAAAGCGCTAAGGAAATCACTTCCTTTGATTTGCCAGGTTATGCGATCGGCGGACTGAGTGTAGGTGAACCGAAATCAATCATGGATGAAGTTCTTGACTATACGGTTCCACTATTGCCAGCGGGTAAACCGCGTTATTTAATGGGGGTAGGCTCGCCAGACGCGTTAATCGATGCTTCGATTCGAGGCATTGATATGTTTGATTGCGTTTTGCCGACGAGAATCGCTCGCAATGGAACTTGTATGACTAGCGAAGGTCGACTCGTCATTCGAAACGCTAAATTTAAGGAGGATTTCACACCGCTTGACCCACAATGCGATTGTTATACGTGCCGCAACTACACCAAAGCTTATATTCGCCACTTGTTCCATGCGGATGAAATTTTGGGACTGCGCTTGACCTCGTATCACAATCTTCACTTTTTAATAAGGTTGATGGAAAATGTGAGAGATGCGATTATGAACGACTGCTTGTTGGATTTTAGAAATGAATTTTTTGAGCAGTATGGTCTAAGTGAAGAAAGGTCTTTCTAG
- a CDS encoding post-transcriptional regulator codes for MAQVERSLEELEREMGAICQSKAEEFHLLGYEQVSADEIWECVSTNYAQEVPPLHKVVNDILSLTVTKFMNWMMMKMYRGEI; via the coding sequence ATGGCTCAAGTAGAACGTAGTCTGGAGGAATTGGAGCGTGAAATGGGCGCGATTTGTCAGAGTAAAGCGGAAGAGTTTCATCTGCTCGGTTATGAACAAGTAAGCGCCGACGAAATTTGGGAATGTGTGTCGACAAATTATGCGCAAGAAGTACCGCCATTGCACAAAGTGGTCAATGACATTTTGTCGTTAACCGTTACGAAATTTATGAATTGGATGATGATGAAAATGTATCGTGGGGAAATATAG
- a CDS encoding YetF domain-containing protein yields the protein MDLVILMIRALFFYFLIMLAMHLLFKSKKVSLADLLIAFIIAQLSIIGIDRPSEPLSMILLPIGLMLALHQLFGPIFRTQGASDQNEKQTETTKNRNQRETTSAPSSSVSPLRTAAADIEMAEMESVVTQYPIGPLPLLLILDGRVFDENLQQIGQTRFWLKNEVQKFGARRFNEVAYCSMDSHGRVFLDKKN from the coding sequence ATGGATTTAGTTATCCTTATGATCCGCGCCTTGTTTTTCTATTTTCTGATCATGTTGGCTATGCATCTCCTTTTTAAAAGTAAAAAAGTGTCGCTAGCTGACTTGTTAATTGCGTTTATCATAGCCCAATTGTCGATAATTGGAATTGATCGGCCTAGTGAGCCTTTATCGATGATTTTGCTGCCGATTGGATTGATGCTGGCATTGCATCAACTTTTCGGACCGATTTTCCGTACTCAAGGCGCGAGCGACCAGAACGAGAAGCAAACCGAAACCACCAAAAATCGAAACCAAAGGGAAACTACATCTGCTCCGTCTTCATCTGTATCACCATTACGCACCGCGGCGGCAGATATCGAAATGGCGGAGATGGAATCGGTTGTCACGCAATATCCAATAGGACCACTTCCGTTATTGCTTATTCTTGACGGTCGCGTGTTTGATGAGAACTTGCAACAGATTGGTCAAACGCGGTTTTGGTTAAAAAACGAAGTTCAGAAGTTTGGCGCGCGACGCTTTAATGAAGTGGCCTACTGTAGTATGGATAGTCATGGACGCGTTTTTTTGGATAAGAAAAATTAA
- a CDS encoding adenine phosphoribosyltransferase, with protein sequence MDFKKAIRVIPDFPQEGVRFKDITTLLKDGQAYKDMVDEMAEYARSLKIDVIAGPEARGFVIGAPLAYALGVGFAPVRKSGKLPGEVVSLEYELEYGKDQLAMHKDAIQPGQRVLIADDLLATGGTIETTVNLVRQLGGEIAGAAFLIELTYLKGREKISDVDVFSLVKY encoded by the coding sequence ATGGATTTCAAGAAGGCAATACGCGTTATTCCTGACTTTCCACAGGAAGGTGTTCGATTTAAAGATATAACGACACTTTTAAAGGACGGGCAGGCATATAAAGACATGGTCGACGAAATGGCTGAGTACGCTCGGTCTTTAAAAATTGATGTGATTGCGGGTCCGGAGGCGCGGGGGTTTGTAATCGGAGCGCCTTTAGCGTATGCGTTAGGTGTTGGCTTTGCTCCAGTGCGTAAATCCGGAAAATTGCCAGGTGAAGTAGTCAGCCTTGAGTATGAATTGGAATACGGTAAAGACCAGCTGGCCATGCATAAAGACGCAATTCAACCGGGGCAACGCGTATTGATTGCCGATGATTTGTTGGCGACGGGGGGAACGATTGAAACAACGGTCAATCTTGTTCGACAACTCGGTGGGGAAATTGCCGGGGCGGCTTTTTTAATCGAGCTAACGTATCTAAAAGGCAGGGAAAAAATCAGCGATGTCGATGTATTTTCCCTTGTGAAATATTAA
- the queA gene encoding tRNA preQ1(34) S-adenosylmethionine ribosyltransferase-isomerase QueA, translated as MDVTLFDFDLPEKLIAQTPLQERTASRLLAVDKQTGKIEHRKFTDLLGYLQAGDLLVLNDTRVLPARLFGVKQDTGAKVELLLLKQLADDRWETLARPGKKIKQGATLSFGDGKLTGVCEGYTSAGGRVVRFEYEGIFNEILDELGQMPLPPYIKEQLNDAERYQTVFAKHPGSAAAPTAGLHFSEAYLQQIRRKGIQIAYITLHVGLGTFRPVQVDEITEHKMHAEYYSISEENAALINRAKSEGKRVIAIGTTATRALETVASSHDGTIVEGDGWTDIFIYPGYSFSIVDGMITNFHLPKSTLVMLVSAFAGRELILRAYHEAIQNEYRFFSFGDAMFIV; from the coding sequence GTGGACGTAACATTATTTGATTTTGATTTGCCGGAAAAATTAATTGCTCAAACCCCGCTGCAAGAGCGTACAGCTTCACGACTGCTTGCCGTAGATAAGCAAACGGGGAAGATTGAACATCGAAAATTTACTGATTTGCTAGGGTATTTACAAGCGGGTGATCTGCTTGTTTTAAATGATACTCGCGTCTTGCCAGCTCGATTGTTTGGTGTGAAGCAAGATACAGGGGCAAAAGTTGAATTGTTGTTATTGAAGCAACTCGCGGATGATCGGTGGGAAACTCTTGCTCGACCAGGCAAAAAAATAAAACAGGGAGCGACGCTTAGTTTTGGCGATGGAAAGTTGACTGGGGTCTGTGAAGGCTATACGTCTGCCGGCGGCAGGGTGGTCCGATTTGAATATGAAGGAATATTTAACGAGATACTCGATGAACTTGGGCAAATGCCGCTTCCGCCGTATATTAAAGAACAATTAAATGATGCGGAACGATATCAGACGGTTTTTGCGAAACATCCAGGTTCTGCCGCTGCTCCGACAGCGGGACTTCACTTTAGCGAAGCGTACTTGCAACAAATTCGCCGAAAAGGAATCCAGATTGCTTATATCACGTTGCATGTTGGGCTAGGGACGTTTCGACCCGTTCAGGTTGATGAGATTACGGAACATAAAATGCATGCGGAATACTATTCAATATCAGAAGAAAATGCAGCATTGATCAATCGCGCAAAAAGCGAAGGAAAGCGAGTCATCGCGATCGGCACCACAGCGACTCGCGCTTTAGAAACGGTAGCGAGTTCTCACGACGGAACGATTGTCGAAGGCGATGGATGGACCGATATATTTATCTATCCCGGCTATTCCTTTTCAATTGTTGACGGGATGATTACGAATTTTCATTTGCCTAAGTCAACTCTTGTGATGTTGGTAAGCGCCTTTGCAGGCAGGGAACTTATTTTGCGCGCCTATCATGAAGCGATTCAAAACGAATATCGCTTTTTCAGTTTTGGGGATGCGATGTTTATCGTTTAA
- a CDS encoding cation diffusion facilitator family transporter, whose protein sequence is MLIAMSEDRFKKAEFAAWLGIVGNIGLAVGKGIIGLSANSKALVADAVHSASDVVGSLAVLIGLRAAKKPPDEDHPYGHGKAESITAMIVGMLLFIIGLQVGYGSIKALFQPLSSPGLIAVFAAFVSMALKEAMFRYKYRLGKRLKSPALIANAWEHRSDVYSSLAAMVGIGGAIIGSKYGHPFLLYLDPIAGIIVSLLVLKMSYDIMKESIHNTLDHVMRSDDARSLVEAVEKVDGVLAVDQLLAREHGHYVIVDVKIAVKPNITVEKGHAIGKSVKMRLISDFDNVHDVMVHINPYYSDFDSSPSELQH, encoded by the coding sequence ATGTTGATCGCTATGAGTGAAGATCGTTTTAAGAAAGCGGAGTTTGCCGCGTGGCTCGGTATTGTTGGAAATATCGGTCTAGCAGTCGGGAAAGGGATCATTGGTCTTTCCGCAAACAGTAAGGCATTAGTAGCCGACGCAGTTCACTCCGCATCCGATGTTGTCGGGTCATTAGCTGTGTTAATTGGACTGCGCGCCGCGAAAAAGCCGCCAGATGAAGATCATCCCTATGGACATGGGAAGGCTGAATCAATCACGGCAATGATTGTCGGAATGCTGCTGTTCATTATTGGCTTGCAAGTCGGCTATGGTTCGATCAAGGCTTTGTTTCAGCCGCTTAGCTCCCCGGGCTTGATTGCTGTTTTCGCCGCGTTTGTCTCGATGGCGTTGAAAGAAGCCATGTTTCGATACAAGTATCGCTTAGGTAAAAGGTTAAAAAGTCCAGCTTTAATCGCGAATGCTTGGGAGCATCGTTCGGACGTTTATTCTTCTTTAGCGGCAATGGTGGGGATCGGCGGAGCGATCATAGGAAGTAAATACGGACATCCATTCCTGCTTTATTTAGATCCAATCGCTGGAATTATCGTCTCGTTACTCGTATTAAAGATGTCATATGATATCATGAAAGAATCTATACATAATACATTGGATCATGTGATGCGCTCAGATGATGCGCGAAGTCTTGTGGAAGCGGTAGAAAAAGTGGATGGCGTGCTTGCTGTTGATCAATTACTGGCCCGAGAACATGGTCATTACGTGATCGTTGACGTAAAAATAGCAGTTAAACCGAATATAACGGTTGAAAAAGGTCATGCGATTGGTAAGAGTGTAAAAATGAGGCTGATCTCAGATTTTGATAATGTTCATGATGTGATGGTTCATATTAATCCGTATTATAGTGATTTTGATTCCAGTCCGTCTGAACTCCAGCATTGA
- the secF gene encoding protein translocase subunit SecF: MNFKNIDYVSKRKVFFTISGFIQIIGIIAILVFGFNLGVDFQGGTRLDVLVGETFAEQDVRAELQTVGLTPGTIETAGNQKERAAVRFTEALSKEQVASAKTALTEKYGEQVDIEESSVDPMMARELVRQAIYAVGLASLGIIIYLTIRFEYRFAVTGVLALLHDAFAVIAVFSIFKIEVDLTFIAAILTIVGYSINDTIVTFDRIRENLPRYKVKGMEDLEKVVNVSIQETIVRSLNTVITVLFASVALLIFGGESIRNFALALTVGLVFGMYSSIFIAAQLWLDWKGKELFKKRPLTNNEAS; the protein is encoded by the coding sequence ATGAACTTTAAAAACATAGATTATGTAAGTAAACGGAAGGTTTTCTTTACAATATCTGGTTTTATTCAAATTATTGGGATTATCGCCATTCTTGTGTTCGGCTTTAACCTTGGCGTTGACTTCCAAGGCGGGACAAGGTTGGATGTGTTAGTTGGGGAAACGTTTGCGGAACAGGATGTTCGCGCTGAATTGCAAACGGTTGGTCTTACTCCTGGAACGATTGAGACAGCAGGGAATCAAAAAGAACGGGCCGCGGTTCGGTTTACTGAAGCGTTGAGTAAAGAACAAGTTGCAAGCGCGAAAACGGCTCTTACGGAAAAGTATGGCGAGCAAGTCGATATTGAGGAAAGCTCCGTTGACCCGATGATGGCCCGTGAATTGGTCCGTCAAGCAATCTATGCAGTGGGTCTCGCGTCACTCGGAATTATTATTTACTTAACAATCCGCTTTGAATACCGATTTGCGGTGACAGGCGTGCTTGCCTTGCTGCATGACGCATTTGCCGTGATTGCTGTATTCTCTATTTTTAAGATTGAAGTGGACTTAACTTTCATCGCTGCGATCTTAACGATTGTCGGATATTCCATTAACGACACGATCGTAACGTTTGATCGGATTCGGGAAAACTTGCCCCGTTATAAAGTTAAGGGGATGGAAGACCTGGAGAAGGTCGTCAACGTGAGTATTCAAGAGACGATCGTTCGATCGTTAAACACAGTTATTACGGTATTGTTCGCTTCTGTTGCTTTACTTATTTTTGGCGGTGAGAGTATTCGTAACTTTGCATTGGCGTTAACGGTCGGCTTAGTTTTCGGAATGTACTCCTCAATCTTTATTGCGGCGCAATTATGGTTGGATTGGAAAGGCAAAGAGCTTTTCAAAAAACGCCCGCTTACAAATAATGAAGCCAGCTAA
- the yajC gene encoding preprotein translocase subunit YajC: protein MVELAASPPGGLGGSFIPLILMVAIFYFLLIRPQQRRQKQRNAMLGAVKVGDKIVTIGGIHGTIMSLDDGSVQLQIADNIQITIDRQAINQVKASDADTDTDTETLTTT from the coding sequence ATGGTTGAACTAGCGGCGTCACCACCAGGGGGGTTAGGCGGATCCTTTATACCTCTTATTCTAATGGTTGCTATTTTTTATTTTCTACTGATTCGTCCGCAACAACGGAGACAAAAGCAAAGGAACGCGATGTTAGGCGCGGTAAAGGTAGGAGATAAAATTGTTACGATTGGTGGAATTCATGGGACGATCATGTCATTAGATGATGGCAGTGTACAACTTCAAATTGCTGATAACATCCAAATTACCATCGACAGACAAGCGATCAATCAGGTAAAAGCAAGTGATGCTGACACTGATACTGATACTGAAACTCTAACGACAACTTAG
- a CDS encoding TIGR04086 family membrane protein yields the protein MKTIASSSSPIITGALTTLGLVVIGSLLTSLLLHFSQMSELTLPYFTYSINGLSLLIGGYIAGRRGGQKGWYFGGLTGVAYFILVFLIGFLAFDVAPQLSVLLFLVIAFVVGALGGVLGVNLSQSTK from the coding sequence ATGAAAACGATCGCTAGTTCGTCTTCTCCGATCATCACGGGGGCGCTTACCACACTTGGGCTCGTCGTCATTGGCTCACTACTTACATCGTTGTTGTTGCATTTTAGTCAAATGAGTGAGCTCACTTTACCTTACTTCACTTACAGTATTAATGGATTGAGCTTATTAATTGGCGGATACATAGCTGGGCGAAGAGGGGGACAAAAAGGATGGTATTTTGGCGGCTTAACAGGAGTGGCTTACTTTATACTTGTCTTTCTTATCGGATTTCTTGCTTTTGATGTTGCCCCCCAACTTTCCGTGCTCTTATTTTTGGTGATCGCTTTCGTCGTCGGCGCGCTTGGCGGAGTGCTTGGTGTCAACTTGTCACAGTCAACTAAATAA